The following are encoded together in the Tripterygium wilfordii isolate XIE 37 chromosome 3, ASM1340144v1, whole genome shotgun sequence genome:
- the LOC119989448 gene encoding haloacid dehalogenase-like hydrolase domain-containing protein At4g39970: MASALMLISHTNLSPSSPALVSSSFTLNPLSYVHTLDSRTRSPSPSLTAKSLSVSASQRALEALIFDCDGVILESEHLHRQAYNDAFAHFDVRCPSSQQPLNWGLDFYDELQNRIGGGKPKMRWYFKEHGWPSSTIFNTPPENDEDRANLIDTLQDWKTERYQVIIKSGTVEPRPGVLRLMDEAKAAGKKLAVCSAATKSSVILTLENLIGIERFKSLDCFLAGDDVKEKKPDPSIYLTAAKKLDVSGGDCLVVEDSVIGLKAATAAGMSCVITYTSSTAEQDFKDAIAIYPNLNDVRLKDLELLLEDVVAAS; this comes from the exons ATGGCCTCTGCGCTCATGCTCATCTCTCACACCAATCTCTCTCCATCTTCTCCTGCCCTAGTTTCTTCATCTTTCACACTTAATCCTCTCTCTTACGTCCACACACTCGATTCTAGAACCAGAAGTCCTTCTCCGTCGCTGACGGCAAAATCGCTCTCAGTCTCAGCCTCACAGCGTGCTCTGGAGGCTCTCATTTTCGACTGCGATGGCGTAATCCTAGAATCAGAGCATTTGCATCGGCAGGCCTATAACGATGCTTTTGCGCACTTCGATGTACGTTGCCCTTCTTCTCAACAGCCTCTCAATTGGGGCTTGGATTTCTATGATGAGCTCCAGAACCGCATCGGCGGTGGAAAGCCCAAAATGCGATG GTACTTCAAGGAGCATGGATGGCCGTCTTCCACAATATTTAATACACCTCCGGAGAATGATGAGGATCGTGCCAACTTGATCGACACTCTTCAG GACTGGAAAACTGAAAGGTATCAAGTAATCATCAAATCTGGAACT GTGGAACCCAGACCTGGAGTTTTGCGGCTCATGGATGAGGCAAAAGCTGCA GGGAAAAAGCTAGCTGTTTGCTCTGCAGCAACTAAAAGTTCTGTTATATTGACTCTTGAAAACCTTATAGGAATC GAGCGCTTTAAAAGTCTCGATTGCTTCCTTGCAG GTGATGATGTCAAGGAGAAGAAACCTGATCCATCAATTTATCTGACAGCTGCCAAG AAGCTAGATGTATCGGGAGGAGATTGTTTGGTGGTGGAGGATAGTGTCATTGGGCTAAAG GCAGCAACAGCAGCTGGGATGTCATGTGTAATAACCTATACATCTTCAACAGCTGAACAG GACTTTAAAGACGCTATAGCGATCTACCCAAACTTGAACGATGTCAG ATTGAAAGACTTAGAGCTACTGCTTGAAGACGTTGTTGCTGCCAGTTAG
- the LOC119988188 gene encoding mediator of RNA polymerase II transcription subunit 18: protein MECVVQGIIETSHVEALEILLQGLCGVRRESLRIHELCLKSGPNLGHVSSDVRLLCDLEQAEPIWTVKHIGGAMRGAGADQISVLVRSMVESKVSKNALRLFYALGYKLDHELLRVGFAFHFKRGAQITVTVSSINKMPKLHATDEAVPVTPGIQLIEVTAPALPENYTEVAAAMSSFCEYLAPLVHLSKPGVSTGVVPTAHAAAASLMSDGGGTTL, encoded by the exons ATGGAGTGTGTGGTCCAGGGAATCATTGAGACATCG CATGTTGAGGCTCTTGAGATTCTTCTTCAGGGGCTTTGTGGTGTACGCAGAGAAAGTTTGAGGATCCATGAATTATGCTTGAAAAGTGGTCCAAACCTTG GGCATGTTTCTTCAGATGTTCGACTATTGTGCGATCTTGAGCAGGCTGAACCCATATG GACTGTTAAACATATCGGAGGTGCAATGAGGGGCGCTGGTGCTGATCAGATTTCAGTTCTTGTTAGGAGTATGGTGGAAAGCAAAGTAAGCAAAAATGCCCTTCGTTTATTTTATGCACTTGGCTACAAATTGGACCATGAGCTGTTGAGAGTGGGATTTGCTTTTCATTTCAAAAGAGGTGCTCAGATCACTGTTACCGTGTCATCAATCAATAAGATGCCAAAATTGCACGCAACAGATGAGGCTGTGCCGGTGACCCCGGGCATACAGTTGATTGAAGTAACTGCCCCAGCCTTGCCTGAAAACTATACTGAAGTTGCTGCAGCTATGTCATCCTTCTGTGAATATCTTGCACC GCTCGTGCATTTGTCAAAACCTGGTGTTTCAACCGGGGTTGTTCCTACAGCTCATGCAGCCGCTGCATCTCTCATGTCAGATGGTGGGGGCACAACCTTGTAG